The following are encoded in a window of Solibacillus sp. FSL R7-0668 genomic DNA:
- the hpt gene encoding hypoxanthine phosphoribosyltransferase: MIQNDIEKIMISEEQIQERIKELGAQLTEEYKDSFPLAVGVLKGAMPFMTDLMKRFDSYIELDFMDVTSYGNATVSSGEVKILKDLNTSVEGRDVMIIEDIIDSGLTLSYLVDLFKYRKAKSIKIVTLLDKPSGRKVNLEADVVGFQVPDGFVVGYGLDYAEKYRNLPYIGILKREVYSF, translated from the coding sequence ATGATTCAAAATGATATTGAAAAAATAATGATTTCAGAAGAACAGATCCAAGAGCGTATTAAAGAACTAGGCGCACAATTAACAGAAGAGTACAAAGATAGCTTTCCGTTAGCAGTAGGTGTATTAAAAGGGGCCATGCCTTTCATGACCGATTTAATGAAGCGCTTTGATTCTTATATTGAGTTAGACTTTATGGATGTCACTTCATATGGGAATGCAACCGTTTCTTCTGGTGAAGTAAAGATTTTAAAAGACTTAAATACAAGTGTTGAAGGCCGCGATGTAATGATTATCGAGGATATTATTGATAGTGGTTTAACATTAAGCTATTTAGTTGATCTATTTAAGTACCGTAAAGCAAAATCAATTAAAATCGTAACATTATTAGATAAGCCATCTGGTCGTAAAGTAAATTTAGAAGCAGATGTTGTTGGTTTCCAAGTACCAGACGGATTTGTAGTAGGCTACGGTCTAGATTACGCAGAAAAATATCGTAACTTACCATACATCGGGATTTTAAAACGCGAAGTATATTCATTTTAA
- the tilS gene encoding tRNA lysidine(34) synthetase TilS, translated as MHSLEHRVLAYMKEHQLVQPGDKLLIACSGGVDSMALLSFFQRFRHYFQVEIAAAHVDHMLRGDVSAQDRLFVEQYCRDFEIPVYSCAIPIADIYEQEGGNTQAICRRERYRFFEQLMQELGFTKLVTAHHADDQLESMLMALTKASSLNGLKGILPIRSFAQQFVIRPFLAVTKAQIGEYLHNEGLTYREDASNAKDVYTRNRFRHHIVPLFKQENASVSEHAVQISQQLVEDDFLLMELAQERFFRLFERIDTNCYKVLVSKLQSEPLALQRRFILILLNYLYNDSNTIQSYTLCTTILALFDTSDGSRSVDLPENFIARRHYDEVVFEQKRENTSLAPQQLTFNRWYTFGHIRVFVGELAQCDEAFLQQHQPKYFTASSMALPLVVRAPKKGDRLALQGMQQKKKVSRLFIDDKIPFVKRANWPLVVDSNDEPVALLAVRVNNKFSNVKSAKHDCVLVVESDERC; from the coding sequence ATGCATAGTTTAGAGCATCGAGTATTAGCATATATGAAAGAGCATCAGCTCGTACAGCCAGGTGATAAATTATTGATAGCTTGTTCGGGAGGCGTTGATTCAATGGCGCTTCTCTCTTTTTTTCAACGTTTTCGCCATTATTTTCAGGTGGAAATCGCGGCTGCGCATGTGGATCATATGCTGCGCGGAGACGTTTCGGCACAAGACCGTTTATTTGTCGAGCAGTATTGTCGGGATTTTGAAATACCCGTCTATAGCTGTGCCATTCCCATTGCCGATATTTATGAACAAGAGGGGGGCAACACACAAGCAATTTGTCGTCGAGAACGCTACCGATTTTTTGAGCAGCTTATGCAAGAGTTAGGCTTTACGAAACTTGTCACAGCACATCATGCAGATGACCAATTAGAGTCGATGCTCATGGCGTTGACAAAGGCAAGCTCATTAAATGGCTTAAAGGGAATTTTACCCATTCGTTCATTTGCACAACAATTTGTTATTCGTCCATTTTTAGCGGTTACAAAAGCACAAATAGGGGAATATTTACATAACGAGGGACTTACGTATCGAGAAGATGCGAGCAATGCAAAAGATGTGTATACTCGAAATCGTTTTCGCCATCATATTGTCCCTTTATTCAAGCAGGAAAATGCATCAGTGTCAGAGCATGCTGTTCAGATTTCGCAGCAATTAGTTGAGGATGATTTCTTATTAATGGAACTTGCGCAGGAGCGTTTTTTCCGTCTTTTTGAAAGAATTGATACAAATTGTTATAAAGTGTTGGTTTCTAAGCTACAAAGCGAACCACTTGCTTTACAAAGAAGGTTCATTTTAATACTATTAAATTATCTTTATAACGATTCAAATACGATTCAAAGTTATACCCTTTGTACGACGATTTTAGCGTTATTTGATACATCTGACGGCAGTCGTTCTGTCGATTTACCTGAGAATTTTATTGCACGTCGTCATTACGATGAAGTTGTATTCGAACAAAAGCGAGAAAATACTTCACTTGCACCACAACAACTGACATTTAACAGATGGTATACATTTGGACATATTCGAGTGTTTGTTGGGGAGCTTGCACAATGCGATGAGGCATTTTTACAACAGCATCAGCCAAAATACTTCACGGCTTCTTCAATGGCACTGCCACTCGTTGTAAGAGCTCCTAAAAAAGGAGATCGTCTTGCACTACAAGGCATGCAACAAAAGAAAAAAGTATCACGCCTATTTATTGATGACAAGATTCCTTTTGTAAAAAGAGCTAATTGGCCGTTAGTAGTGGATTCAAATGACGAGCCGGTAGCATTATTAGCTGTACGCGTAAACAATAAATTTTCCAACGTAAAGTCGGCCAAGCATGATTGTGTGCTTGTTGTGGAAAGCGATGAACGTTGTTAG